A section of the Metabacillus endolithicus genome encodes:
- a CDS encoding FAD-dependent oxidoreductase, whose protein sequence is MKEHVVIVGGGIGGLTSAAFLVKNGYDVTVLEASTEWGGCAGKFSRGPYTFPVGATLGMGFEPGGIHYELLNKLGIPLPENELLSNVMDIHFDSKTLHYFKDKNQYLEELFKHFPHLKTNITAFYQEVWKIGAEVKKLMLKMPVLPPVTWQEWLTLLRTIEITSFTLIPYIREPLNKLLTKHQLSEESEFIALLDSQLIDSMQTTSKECSAIIGAFALSIYHEGAFYVNGGLYELSHRLTDFIKHNGGKLFKKAKVVNIKKQEKQFKLTDIRNRAWLADQVVCNLPVPNLINLLEPSIVKHLSSRYHTKKQEIHWGTMTLYIALKEDIIPDQTPLFQQILQGEEHSLSEGHHLFLSLSKKGDIKRAPAGFRTLTVSTHTNLSNWRSKQQYDTYKKQLSQFMLEGVKLIIPQLEEGLVYLIEGAPRAWERFTGRHNGMVGGFPQTYQNTLFNSLSHRSGINNLWVCGDSVFPGAGTISVSISGYHVAQSIMKQTKNPVHP, encoded by the coding sequence ATGAAAGAACATGTTGTAATCGTTGGTGGAGGTATCGGAGGGTTAACATCAGCCGCATTTTTAGTGAAAAACGGATATGATGTCACTGTTTTAGAAGCTTCAACCGAATGGGGCGGCTGTGCAGGCAAATTTTCAAGGGGTCCCTATACTTTCCCTGTTGGAGCAACCTTAGGTATGGGATTTGAACCAGGTGGTATTCACTATGAATTGTTAAATAAATTGGGTATACCCCTTCCTGAAAATGAATTACTTTCTAACGTCATGGACATTCATTTTGATTCAAAGACTCTTCATTATTTCAAAGATAAAAATCAATATTTAGAGGAACTTTTTAAACATTTCCCTCATTTAAAAACCAATATAACAGCCTTTTATCAAGAAGTATGGAAAATAGGAGCTGAGGTTAAAAAACTCATGCTAAAAATGCCTGTTCTTCCCCCGGTTACATGGCAGGAATGGTTAACACTCTTGAGAACTATTGAAATAACATCTTTTACTCTTATTCCTTACATAAGAGAACCATTAAATAAATTGCTAACAAAACACCAGTTATCTGAAGAGAGTGAGTTTATAGCTTTACTGGATTCACAGCTTATTGATTCTATGCAAACAACCTCAAAAGAGTGCTCGGCCATAATTGGTGCGTTTGCCTTAAGCATTTACCATGAAGGGGCTTTTTACGTTAATGGCGGTTTGTATGAACTCTCCCATCGTTTAACTGATTTTATTAAGCATAATGGGGGTAAACTTTTCAAAAAAGCAAAGGTTGTTAACATCAAGAAGCAAGAAAAGCAATTCAAGTTAACTGATATAAGGAATAGAGCCTGGCTAGCTGATCAAGTTGTATGCAATTTACCTGTCCCTAACCTAATAAATCTTTTAGAACCAAGTATAGTGAAACATTTATCTTCACGTTATCACACAAAGAAACAGGAAATTCACTGGGGAACGATGACACTATATATTGCACTAAAAGAGGATATCATTCCAGATCAAACACCGTTATTTCAACAGATATTACAAGGGGAGGAACATTCTCTTTCTGAGGGTCATCACCTTTTTCTTTCTCTTTCAAAAAAAGGTGATATCAAAAGGGCTCCGGCAGGTTTTAGAACCCTTACTGTGAGCACTCATACAAACCTTTCAAATTGGAGATCCAAACAGCAATATGATACGTATAAAAAGCAGCTTTCTCAATTCATGTTAGAAGGTGTAAAGCTTATCATTCCACAACTAGAAGAAGGTTTAGTTTACCTAATCGAAGGGGCACCCCGTGCTTGGGAACGCTTTACTGGAAGACACAATGGAATGGTTGGCGGTTTTCCACAAACATATCAAAACACATTATTCAACAGCCTCTCACACCGATCTGGAATCAATAATCTTTGGGTTTGTGGTGATAGTGTTTTTCCAGGAGCAGGAACGATTAGTGTTTCAATTAGTGGGTATCATGTCGCACAGTCGATTATGAAACAAACAAAAAATCCTGTACACCCATGA
- a CDS encoding alpha/beta hydrolase, which yields MWQWTIGLVLVLMIVCSIGIYLLSRLLLSPTRVPYDKTYKLGIQKGEIDANIFHTIEKEELYIPSYHGYKLHGMLFPVKNSKKVIIIAHGIRWSLFGSFKYVEMFQKRGFHVLLCDHRFHGLSGGNYTSFGYYEKDDLKAWIDYLSVRMGNRVFIGLLGESLGAASALEVSKRDNRVKFCIADCSFSDFSSLLKLRLRLDLRLRFYPLIDVISLLIKLRYGWSFPEISPIKGLEKTKTPILFIHGKEDKFIPLQMTLDMFKRKKGNKKLYLVPKAGHAEAYNTDPKGYEKKVSDFIKEIESGLREEANLC from the coding sequence ATGTGGCAATGGACCATAGGTTTAGTTCTTGTTTTGATGATTGTCTGCTCAATAGGTATTTATTTGTTAAGCCGCCTTCTTCTTTCACCGACAAGGGTTCCTTATGACAAAACGTATAAGCTTGGTATTCAAAAGGGAGAAATTGATGCCAACATCTTTCACACGATAGAAAAAGAAGAATTATATATCCCGTCTTACCATGGGTATAAGCTACATGGAATGCTTTTTCCGGTGAAAAACAGTAAAAAAGTAATTATAATTGCTCATGGAATTCGCTGGTCATTGTTTGGGAGTTTTAAATATGTGGAAATGTTTCAGAAAAGGGGATTTCACGTTTTGTTATGTGACCATCGGTTTCATGGATTAAGCGGCGGAAATTATACCTCTTTTGGTTACTATGAAAAAGATGATTTAAAAGCGTGGATTGACTATCTATCGGTGCGAATGGGAAATCGTGTATTTATAGGGTTGTTAGGTGAATCACTTGGAGCTGCCTCGGCATTAGAAGTAAGCAAACGGGACAACAGAGTGAAATTTTGTATTGCTGATTGCTCATTTAGTGATTTTTCAAGCTTATTAAAATTAAGATTGAGGCTTGATTTAAGGTTGCGTTTTTATCCTCTAATCGATGTTATAAGCCTTCTCATTAAATTACGTTATGGGTGGAGTTTCCCTGAGATTTCCCCAATAAAAGGGTTAGAAAAAACAAAAACCCCCATTTTATTTATTCATGGGAAAGAAGATAAGTTTATACCTTTGCAAATGACGTTAGACATGTTTAAACGCAAAAAGGGAAATAAAAAGCTTTATTTAGTCCCTAAGGCAGGTCATGCAGAAGCCTATAATACAGATCCGAAGGGCTATGAAAAGAAAGTAAGTGATTTTATAAAGGAAATTGAAAGTGGATTAAGAGAAGAGGCCAACTTATGTTAG
- a CDS encoding ABC transporter ATP-binding protein, with amino-acid sequence MENKNTAVDQVNFNFHRGEIISIVGESGSGKTTLAKMVMGLLKETSGDIEYKGKSRKLKSHRDRKAYWQDIQAIFQDPFSSFNLFHKVEKLLNDCIELQGLKLSKEERFEKMKEACTFVNLKFEELYNKYPFELSGGQMQRLMIARIFLLHPKVLLADEPTSMVDACSRSTILDMLLKLREENNMTIIFITHDVGLAYYVSDTLYIMEKGKIVEQGSADSVLMNPQHPYTQQLISDVPKLHEAWDLG; translated from the coding sequence ATGGAAAATAAAAACACAGCCGTTGACCAAGTAAACTTTAACTTCCACCGAGGAGAAATTATTTCGATCGTTGGTGAAAGTGGGAGTGGGAAAACAACACTCGCTAAAATGGTCATGGGGCTACTAAAGGAAACAAGTGGAGATATCGAGTATAAAGGAAAGTCACGCAAACTAAAAAGTCATCGTGACCGAAAAGCATACTGGCAGGATATTCAAGCTATTTTTCAGGACCCTTTCTCTTCTTTTAACTTGTTTCACAAAGTCGAAAAACTATTAAATGACTGTATTGAACTACAAGGCTTAAAGCTTTCTAAGGAAGAACGCTTTGAGAAAATGAAAGAAGCATGTACGTTTGTTAACCTGAAATTTGAAGAGCTTTACAATAAATATCCTTTTGAGCTCTCAGGTGGACAAATGCAGCGTTTGATGATTGCTAGAATTTTTCTTCTGCACCCAAAGGTATTGCTAGCAGATGAACCAACTTCAATGGTTGATGCCTGCTCTCGCTCTACTATTTTGGATATGTTATTAAAGCTAAGAGAAGAAAACAATATGACAATTATCTTCATTACTCATGACGTAGGTCTTGCCTATTATGTAAGTGACACACTTTACATTATGGAAAAAGGGAAAATTGTTGAACAAGGAAGTGCCGACAGTGTGTTAATGAACCCTCAGCATCCTTACACACAGCAGCTCATTTCTGATGTACCTAAGCTGCATGAAGCCTGGGATTTGGGATAA
- a CDS encoding ABC transporter ATP-binding protein — translation MSKHILDVKELKTYYKTRLKEKVYAVDGVDFHLEDGKTIGIAGESGCGKSTLALSLMGFYFPPLHFGSGSININGVDIMKLEKEKLRKQVLGREIAYIPQAAMNALNPTIKIIKFIEDIMKEHQPELSKKQVYEMAAERFETLNLSPKVLNSYPNELSGGMKQRTVIAISTILNPKVLIADEPTSALDVTSQKVVIKLLKDLLDKKFIRSLVFITHELPLLYHVTDEIMVMYAGEIVERGKAEDVIFNPIHPYTKKLMGSIIVPESGMKEHKLAAIPGAPPNLKKKIDGCRFAERCSYATDECRTGKITTQHLGERLYRCRIDNETLKEWYANEA, via the coding sequence ATGAGTAAACATATTCTTGATGTTAAAGAATTAAAAACTTACTATAAAACCAGATTAAAAGAAAAGGTCTATGCTGTTGATGGTGTGGATTTTCACCTTGAAGATGGAAAAACAATTGGTATTGCCGGAGAATCAGGATGTGGTAAATCGACCTTAGCCTTAAGCTTAATGGGATTCTACTTTCCTCCACTTCACTTTGGTAGCGGTTCTATTAATATCAATGGTGTAGATATTATGAAGCTCGAAAAAGAAAAGCTTAGAAAACAAGTGTTAGGCAGAGAAATTGCCTATATTCCACAAGCGGCAATGAATGCCTTAAATCCAACCATTAAGATTATTAAGTTTATTGAAGACATTATGAAGGAACATCAACCAGAACTGTCGAAAAAACAAGTCTATGAAATGGCTGCTGAAAGATTTGAAACATTAAATCTTTCACCTAAAGTGTTAAATTCTTATCCGAATGAACTTTCTGGCGGGATGAAACAAAGAACGGTTATTGCTATATCAACCATTTTAAATCCAAAAGTATTAATCGCTGATGAACCAACCTCTGCACTCGATGTGACTTCCCAAAAAGTTGTCATTAAATTATTAAAAGATTTATTAGATAAAAAATTCATCCGTTCACTAGTATTCATTACACATGAACTTCCTCTTCTCTATCATGTAACAGACGAAATTATGGTGATGTACGCAGGAGAAATCGTCGAAAGAGGAAAAGCCGAAGACGTTATTTTTAATCCCATTCATCCTTATACCAAAAAGCTAATGGGCTCCATTATTGTCCCTGAATCTGGCATGAAGGAACATAAACTAGCTGCGATTCCAGGAGCACCACCTAATTTAAAAAAGAAAATAGATGGCTGCCGATTTGCTGAACGATGTTCCTATGCAACAGATGAATGCCGTACCGGAAAAATTACAACTCAACATCTAGGTGAACGTTTGTATCGTTGTCGAATTGACAATGAGACGCTAAAGGAGTGGTATGCAAATGAAGCCTGA
- a CDS encoding ABC transporter permease: protein MNSSLQILIRSPKFLIGSISFLLMLAFVTIYPLINTADPTEMVALAFQPPSAELWLGSDNFGRDLFLELIYGIKTSIFVGLIAGLSATIIGLIIGLSAGYIGGIFDEILSAITNIFIVIPSFIVLILISVSIDSRSSLITAIVIGITSWPWTARAVRAQTSSLRNRDHVNIAKISGHSTPRIIIFEILPYIMSYVVMAFVLQTASGILSEASISMLGLGPYNTISLGIIMNWALIFEAPVSGAWWAFIPAAIAIAIITFSLYLMNTGMDEIFNPKIRS, encoded by the coding sequence ATGAACAGTTCTTTACAAATATTAATTCGCTCCCCAAAGTTTCTTATCGGTTCGATTTCATTTTTGTTGATGCTCGCATTTGTAACAATCTATCCCTTAATTAATACTGCTGATCCAACCGAAATGGTTGCACTTGCCTTTCAGCCACCGAGTGCTGAGTTATGGTTAGGCTCCGATAACTTCGGAAGAGATTTATTTCTCGAACTTATTTATGGAATCAAAACCTCCATTTTTGTAGGATTAATTGCCGGATTAAGTGCAACGATTATTGGGTTAATCATTGGGTTATCCGCCGGTTATATCGGAGGAATTTTTGATGAAATTTTATCTGCCATCACCAATATCTTTATCGTTATTCCATCTTTCATTGTCTTAATTCTGATCTCCGTCAGTATAGATTCAAGAAGTTCGTTAATTACAGCGATTGTAATTGGCATAACAAGTTGGCCATGGACAGCACGTGCCGTTCGTGCTCAAACATCTTCTCTACGAAACAGAGATCACGTTAATATCGCAAAAATATCTGGTCATAGCACACCAAGAATCATTATTTTTGAGATTTTACCTTACATCATGTCTTATGTTGTAATGGCATTTGTTCTGCAAACAGCATCAGGTATTCTTTCAGAGGCATCAATCTCTATGCTGGGACTTGGACCATACAACACAATTTCTCTTGGTATTATTATGAACTGGGCTTTAATCTTTGAAGCTCCTGTATCCGGTGCGTGGTGGGCATTTATACCTGCAGCAATAGCTATTGCGATCATTACATTTTCTCTCTATTTAATGAATACTGGGATGGATGAAATTTTTAACCCTAAGATAAGGAGTTAA
- a CDS encoding ABC transporter permease encodes MNAYRKFFLKKSLWYIVTLFVAVALNFLLPRLIEGNPVSVIANQMTQGMTDSDSIKKVYDTFAAEFGIDKPLWQQFFIYLGNLLKGDLGTSFGLYPMSVTSILASAVPWTLALQLPAILVGWIVGNALGAIAAYKKGVFDKVLFPTFLFINSIPFFILAIIMLYIFGLTLNWFPTSGGYNYQMTPNLSFEFIGSVISHHFLPFISIVLVTIGGQAIGMREMSIYELNTDYVLYSKLLGIKDSTISRYVFKNAMLPQITGLALSIGTMIGGSLITEIVFSYPGIGTWLFTAIRQLDYPLISGATLLIAISVLLANFTIEIIYGLVDPRIKASQMEEE; translated from the coding sequence ATGAATGCCTATCGGAAGTTTTTCTTAAAAAAATCCCTCTGGTATATTGTGACCTTGTTTGTTGCAGTCGCGCTTAACTTCCTTCTACCAAGGTTAATAGAAGGAAATCCAGTAAGTGTGATTGCCAACCAAATGACTCAAGGAATGACAGACAGTGATTCAATTAAGAAGGTATACGATACTTTTGCTGCAGAGTTTGGTATTGATAAGCCGTTATGGCAACAATTTTTTATTTACTTAGGGAATTTATTGAAGGGTGATTTAGGAACGTCGTTCGGACTATATCCTATGTCTGTTACTTCTATTCTTGCCTCAGCTGTTCCTTGGACATTAGCTCTTCAACTGCCTGCTATCCTTGTTGGTTGGATCGTCGGAAATGCCCTTGGAGCTATTGCTGCTTATAAAAAAGGTGTATTTGATAAAGTGCTTTTTCCTACATTTTTATTTATCAACTCCATCCCATTTTTTATTTTGGCGATCATTATGCTCTATATCTTTGGGCTAACTCTTAATTGGTTCCCAACATCCGGCGGCTACAATTATCAGATGACACCAAATTTAAGCTTTGAGTTCATTGGATCTGTAATTAGTCACCACTTCCTCCCTTTTATTTCAATTGTCTTGGTTACAATTGGTGGTCAAGCTATCGGAATGAGAGAAATGTCGATCTACGAATTAAACACAGATTATGTTTTATATAGCAAATTACTTGGTATTAAGGATTCTACAATTTCTAGATATGTATTTAAAAATGCAATGTTACCACAGATTACAGGTTTGGCTCTATCAATCGGTACGATGATCGGCGGGTCATTAATTACTGAAATTGTTTTTAGCTATCCTGGTATCGGAACATGGCTATTTACTGCAATACGTCAACTAGATTATCCACTCATATCCGGTGCTACTCTTCTTATTGCCATATCCGTTCTATTAGCTAACTTCACCATTGAAATTATTTATGGGTTGGTTGACCCTAGAATCAAAGCTTCGCAAATGGAGGAAGAATGA
- a CDS encoding ABC transporter substrate-binding protein has product MRLKSVLGLFFSLIMVIGLLAACNNEVKPPTTNEPTPSEEGNDSEQNSSGTTPRNETLYVNGLQWGPPSTFSPLGGNPAFPIAYANSRTLIYENLFMINMLDGALEPLLGTSYEWTDDTTLHIELNPDAKWNDGEAFTSEDVVYSYELGSKYSISWSNFWEAIDAVEADGDNSVNIRLKQDNPNRLTVLDSLQLVPMMPKHVWEEIEAKSGNDIAKIREEVNPDPVGTGPYKMHTYDNQKITLIRDDNYWGQSLFGGLPAPKYVSHVIYKDNAAGSLAFKKGEVDVSQQFIPQVWKMWEDGAPIKTYVQDKPYYLPGSMPSIFFNMTKDGLNNPDVRRAIAMAIDYDKISELAMSGYSGEMKPSITLDTPSETKYVDQDAIKSLQWTTDVEAANKLLDSIGAKKGADGIRVLNGVRLGPWEIECPYGWSDWNAALEIVAQNAKAIGIEIRTNFPEAPVWTNDLQTGKFDIIMNTPAGAVSPSQPWDRARTIMYSEGVAPVGEMAFWNWGRYKNERADELIKEIPTITDEAKLKEMYTELTKIYLEDIPSIPLMYRPWVFHTVNESVWKGFAVEGDGNNIPPQISIDGAGVKDLYQITNK; this is encoded by the coding sequence ATGAGGTTAAAAAGCGTTTTAGGTTTATTTTTCAGTCTAATCATGGTAATTGGACTACTAGCTGCTTGTAACAATGAGGTAAAGCCACCAACAACAAATGAACCAACTCCAAGTGAAGAAGGAAATGATTCAGAACAAAATTCATCCGGAACAACACCAAGAAATGAAACATTGTATGTAAATGGTTTACAATGGGGACCGCCTTCAACCTTTAGTCCATTAGGAGGAAATCCAGCATTTCCAATTGCTTATGCAAACTCGAGAACATTAATCTATGAAAATCTTTTCATGATTAATATGCTTGATGGTGCGTTAGAGCCATTACTTGGTACAAGTTATGAATGGACTGATGACACGACACTTCACATTGAATTAAATCCTGATGCAAAGTGGAATGACGGAGAAGCATTCACTTCTGAAGACGTTGTGTATTCCTATGAACTAGGAAGTAAATACTCTATATCTTGGAGCAACTTCTGGGAAGCAATTGATGCGGTAGAAGCAGACGGTGATAACTCCGTTAATATCCGCTTAAAACAAGATAATCCTAATCGACTCACAGTTTTAGATAGTCTTCAATTAGTTCCGATGATGCCAAAGCATGTTTGGGAAGAAATTGAAGCTAAAAGTGGGAACGATATTGCCAAGATTCGTGAAGAAGTGAATCCAGATCCTGTTGGTACTGGCCCGTACAAAATGCACACATATGATAACCAAAAGATCACATTAATTAGAGATGATAACTACTGGGGACAATCTCTATTTGGTGGCTTACCGGCTCCGAAGTATGTAAGTCATGTTATTTATAAGGATAACGCTGCAGGTTCTCTAGCATTTAAAAAAGGAGAAGTTGACGTTTCACAACAATTTATTCCTCAAGTTTGGAAAATGTGGGAAGACGGTGCACCTATCAAAACATATGTGCAAGACAAACCATACTACTTACCTGGTTCAATGCCTTCTATTTTCTTTAATATGACAAAAGATGGATTAAATAATCCAGATGTTAGAAGAGCGATTGCGATGGCAATTGATTATGACAAAATTTCAGAGTTAGCAATGAGTGGATATTCTGGTGAAATGAAACCATCTATTACATTAGATACTCCTTCTGAAACAAAGTATGTAGATCAAGATGCCATTAAATCACTTCAATGGACAACAGATGTTGAGGCAGCCAATAAGTTGCTTGATAGTATTGGAGCGAAAAAAGGAGCAGATGGTATTCGTGTTCTCAATGGGGTAAGACTTGGACCATGGGAAATTGAATGTCCATATGGTTGGTCTGATTGGAATGCTGCCCTAGAAATTGTCGCACAAAACGCTAAAGCCATTGGAATTGAAATTAGAACAAACTTCCCTGAAGCTCCTGTTTGGACAAATGATTTACAAACAGGGAAATTTGACATCATTATGAATACGCCTGCGGGTGCAGTTAGTCCGAGTCAGCCTTGGGATAGAGCGAGAACAATCATGTATTCAGAAGGTGTAGCTCCAGTTGGTGAAATGGCGTTTTGGAACTGGGGAAGATATAAAAATGAAAGAGCTGATGAGTTAATTAAGGAAATTCCAACAATTACAGATGAAGCGAAATTAAAAGAAATGTACACAGAACTTACAAAAATTTATTTAGAAGACATTCCATCAATCCCACTTATGTATAGACCTTGGGTATTCCATACAGTGAATGAATCGGTTTGGAAAGGCTTTGCAGTTGAAGGAGATGGCAATAACATTCCACCACAAATTTCTATTGACGGAGCAGGTGTAAAAGACTTGTATCAAATCACAAATAAATAG
- a CDS encoding GNAT family N-acetyltransferase, whose translation MTIKVIEATKDDVHFLWDMLYEAVYVDEHSEKPPRSIIETPKMASYVKDWGRHGDLALLAVDSNGNKLGAVWIRLFDDLSKTYGYIDEETPILSMAILPQFRGKGIGSELLKEIKSQAASKGFLRISLSVDPSNPALRLYERFGFKKTGIDGTSWDMVAELGEQ comes from the coding sequence ATGACAATTAAAGTTATAGAAGCAACAAAAGACGATGTACACTTTCTTTGGGATATGCTATACGAAGCAGTATATGTGGATGAACATTCTGAAAAACCCCCACGCAGTATTATTGAAACACCGAAGATGGCTAGTTACGTCAAAGACTGGGGAAGACACGGAGATCTAGCACTACTTGCTGTTGATTCAAACGGAAATAAACTTGGAGCTGTTTGGATCCGCCTCTTTGATGATTTGTCTAAAACATATGGTTATATTGATGAGGAAACACCAATCCTCAGCATGGCCATTCTTCCACAATTCAGAGGAAAAGGCATTGGATCAGAATTGCTAAAAGAAATAAAATCACAAGCAGCATCAAAAGGATTTCTAAGAATTTCACTTAGTGTGGATCCCTCCAATCCTGCTCTACGTTTATATGAAAGATTTGGATTTAAGAAAACTGGTATTGATGGGACTTCTTGGGATATGGTTGCTGAATTAGGAGAGCAGTAA
- a CDS encoding type 1 glutamine amidotransferase domain-containing protein, which produces MSKHIAVVLTDYFEDIEYTDPSKAFKEQGHSLTTIEKVKGKTVTGKQGEARVEIDASIDEVDSSQFDALFIPGGFSPDQLRADERYIRFAKEFMEDQKPVFAICHGPQLLISAEALNNRDVTGYQSIMIDLKNAGANVHDKEVVVCGNQLVTSRKPDDLPAFTRESLKLLS; this is translated from the coding sequence ATGTCTAAGCATATTGCTGTTGTCTTAACTGATTACTTTGAGGATATTGAATATACTGATCCTTCTAAAGCATTTAAAGAACAAGGTCATTCTTTAACTACAATTGAAAAGGTTAAAGGGAAAACAGTGACAGGAAAACAAGGTGAAGCAAGAGTTGAAATCGATGCTTCTATCGATGAGGTAGATTCTAGTCAGTTTGATGCCTTGTTTATACCGGGGGGATTTTCTCCAGATCAATTAAGAGCGGACGAGAGATATATTCGTTTTGCAAAAGAGTTCATGGAAGATCAAAAACCTGTTTTTGCGATATGTCATGGACCACAATTGCTTATCTCTGCCGAAGCATTAAATAATCGTGATGTAACTGGTTATCAATCCATTATGATTGATTTGAAAAATGCTGGTGCAAATGTACATGATAAAGAAGTTGTAGTTTGCGGCAACCAACTCGTAACAAGTAGAAAACCTGATGATTTACCTGCTTTTACTAGAGAATCATTAAAATTACTTTCTTAA
- a CDS encoding DUF1128 domain-containing protein codes for MNLTEKSVENVEYMIEQIKEKLRVLNLGAIKPSHFDEEMYEELKDIYEHVMKRNSFSPNEMQAIAEELGNLRKGQ; via the coding sequence ATGAACCTTACTGAAAAGTCAGTTGAAAATGTTGAGTATATGATTGAGCAAATCAAGGAAAAACTCAGAGTTCTAAATCTAGGTGCTATTAAACCTTCTCATTTTGATGAAGAAATGTACGAAGAATTGAAGGATATTTACGAGCATGTTATGAAGAGAAATTCCTTCAGCCCTAATGAAATGCAAGCTATTGCAGAAGAATTAGGAAATCTACGCAAAGGACAATAA
- a CDS encoding low molecular weight protein-tyrosine-phosphatase: protein MVNILFVCLGNICRSPMAEAVMRDLVKKEGLDEAIQIDSAGTGNWHTGKPPHEGTRRILDHYNISYEGQKARQLTKEDLSQYDYLIGMDNENIGNIRRLAGYHSTGKIQRLLDYVEESDILDVPDPYYTGNFDEVFEMVHKSCSNLLKEIKSLHKL from the coding sequence ATGGTTAACATATTATTTGTTTGTTTGGGGAATATATGCCGTTCACCAATGGCTGAAGCTGTTATGAGAGATTTAGTTAAGAAGGAAGGGTTAGATGAAGCCATTCAAATTGATTCAGCTGGAACAGGAAACTGGCATACAGGGAAACCCCCACATGAAGGAACTCGTCGCATTTTAGATCATTACAACATCTCTTATGAAGGACAAAAGGCAAGGCAGCTTACAAAAGAAGATCTATCTCAATATGATTATTTGATTGGGATGGATAATGAAAATATTGGGAATATTAGACGTTTAGCTGGATATCATTCAACAGGGAAAATTCAACGATTATTAGATTATGTAGAAGAGTCGGACATATTAGATGTTCCTGACCCATATTATACAGGTAACTTTGATGAAGTTTTTGAGATGGTCCATAAAAGCTGTAGCAACTTATTAAAAGAAATTAAATCTTTACATAAACTTTAA
- a CDS encoding YtxH domain-containing protein, with amino-acid sequence MANENKLVRGIVIGALVGAAVSLLDKHTREDVIQAGKNVSSKIKGYVDEPTTLTSEVKQKIDNVKDKVQEVSEDLSFLNEKVKELRETTPQVVGLVQETKERFIPKRDQS; translated from the coding sequence GTGGCAAATGAAAATAAGTTAGTTAGAGGTATTGTAATCGGTGCCCTTGTTGGAGCAGCTGTTTCATTATTGGACAAACATACTCGTGAAGACGTTATACAAGCTGGTAAAAATGTATCCTCAAAAATTAAAGGCTATGTTGATGAACCTACTACATTAACGAGCGAAGTTAAGCAAAAGATAGATAATGTGAAGGATAAAGTACAAGAAGTATCAGAAGATCTTTCCTTTCTAAATGAAAAGGTGAAGGAGCTTAGGGAAACAACACCACAAGTTGTAGGCTTAGTACAAGAAACAAAAGAAAGGTTCATTCCGAAACGAGACCAATCGTGA